The Tenebrio molitor chromosome 3, icTenMoli1.1, whole genome shotgun sequence genome contains a region encoding:
- the LOC138126184 gene encoding BTB/POZ domain-containing protein 9-like isoform X2, whose protein sequence is MGNSDENRVAIKDCCQLVEDFSALCLNQNFSDITLILDGENIYAHKVILAARSKYFEALLYDGGQEIKQTEITITDASPGPFRKLLKYIYTGTVTLEPSDMSFTLELLGLSHRFSMKHLASVFVEKLKTMLDLKNICSILNSANLYDLKELRDACHVFMDKHTSEVLANDCFSDLTQISMIKLLQRDSFFAPEIEIFKSVAKWCKTNNDIDDLVVQCVRLSWLTVVEIVSIVWPSKLVNSENLLQAIAEIVEVKPKLSCCRAKLLTDVNVVKAEYKSQVIFGSKTTFLLTGNRNVDKYAECAIGDKNGFTIKLGFPVFLNHVNMRLWDNDGRYYSYYVEVSIDQKKWKKIVDYSQYACRSHQELYFDKQIVQYVRIVGTHNTANPAFHLIFVEAYFKSKIPRVVNGILCPTTNVATKDKKAVVVEGINPAALLDGVTTNYGNFTSHNIGSGSIVVQLAQPYMISSVKLLLWDQDTRAYKYYIETSVNKSDWTVVADHKNEASKSWQTLRFTERPVVFIRITGTDNTANKSFHCLHFECPVDDDQSK, encoded by the exons ATGGGTAACTCGGACGAAAACAGAGTCGCAATAAAGGACTGTTGCCAATTGGTCGAAGACTTTTCAGCACTCTGTCTCAACCAGAATTTTTCAGACATCACTTTAATTTTGGATGGCGAAAACATATACGCCCACAAG gtCATACTTGCCGCAAGAAGCAAGTATTTTGAAGCTTTGTTATACGACGGcggacaagaaataaaacaa ACTGAAATTACAATAACAGACGCTTCTCCAGGCCCCTTTCGCAAGTTACTGAAATACATCTACACGG GCACCGTCACTTTGGAACCGTCCGACATGAGCTTTACACTTGAACTGCTGGGTTTAAGTCATCGGTTCTCTATGAAACATTTAGCTTCTGTTTTcgtcgaaaaattaaaaactatgtTAGATCTGAAAAACATTTGCTCCATCCTGAACAGCGCGAATCTATACGATCTGAAAGAACTAAGAGACGCTTGTCATGTCTTCATGGATAAACACACCTCGGAAGTCTTGGCGAACGACTGTTTCAGCGATCTGACACAA ATTTCAATGATTAAACTGTTGCAGCGAGATTCGTTTTTTGCTCCCGAAATCGAGATTTTTAAGAGCGTCGCAAAGTGGTGCAAGACTAATAATGATATTGACGATTTGGTCGTACAGTGTGTTCGTTTGTCCTGGCTGACTGTCGTCGAGATCGTCTCGATCGTTTGGCCTTCCAAGTTAGTGAACTCTGAAAATCTTTTACAAGCTATCGCTGAAATCGTCGAGGTTAAACCAAAACTGTCTTGTTGCAGGGCAAAATTGC TGACGGATGTCAACGTTGTCAAAGCTGAATATAAGTCTCAAGTAATATTTGGAAGCAAGACCACGTTTTTGTTAACAGGCAACAGAAACGTAGACAAGTATGCGGAATGTGCGATTGGTGACAAGAACGGTTTCACCATCAAACTTGGCTTTCCTGTGTTTCTCAATCATGTTAATATGAGGCTTTGGGACAATGATGGAAG ATATTACAGTTACTACGTTGAAGTGTCGATAGATcagaaaaaatggaaaaaaatcgttgattataGTCAATATGCATGTCGTTCTCATCAAGAATTGTATTTCGACAAACAAATAGTACAATATGTGAGGATTGTTGGGACACACAATACAGCAAACCCT gcattccatttaatttttgttgaagcATATTTTAAGAGCAAAATTCCTAGAGTTGTAAACGGAATACTCTGTCCGACTACAAATGTTGCCACCAAAGACAAAAAAGCAGTGGTTGTTGAAGG GATTAATCCGGCTGCGTTGTTGGATGGAGTTACGACTAACTATGGAAATTTTACTTCTCATAATATAGGTTCAGGGAGTATAGTGGTGCAATTAG ccCAGCCTTATATGATTTCTAGCGTGAAGTTGTTGCTTTGGGATCAAGACACTAGAGCTTATAAGTATTATATTGAGACTTCGGTGAATAAATCTGATTGGACGGTAGTCGCTGACCACAAGAATGAAGCCTCGAAGTCTTGGCAAACCCTACGCTTCACAGAAAGACCTGTTGTTTTTATCAGAATAACTGGGACTGACAATACGGCTAACAAA agttTTCACTGCCTCCACTTCGAATGCCCTGTTGATGACGATCAAAGTAAATAA
- the LOC138126184 gene encoding BTB/POZ domain-containing protein 9-like isoform X1, which produces MGNSDENRVAIKDCCQLVEDFSALCLNQNFSDITLILDGENIYAHKVILAARSKYFEALLYDGGQEIKQTEITITDASPGPFRKLLKYIYTGTVTLEPSDMSFTLELLGLSHRFSMKHLASVFVEKLKTMLDLKNICSILNSANLYDLKELRDACHVFMDKHTSEVLANDCFSDLTQISMIKLLQRDSFFAPEIEIFKSVAKWCKTNNDIDDLVVQCVRLSWLTVVEIVSIVWPSKLVNSENLLQAIAEIVEVKPKLSCCRAKLLTDVNVVKAEYKSQVIFGSKTTFLLTGNRNVDKYAECAIGDKNGFTIKLGFPVFLNHVNMRLWDNDGRYYSYYVEVSIDQKKWKKIVDYSQYACRSHQELYFDKQIVQYVRIVGTHNTANPAFHLIFVEAYFKSKIPRVVNGILCPTTNVATKDKKAVVVEGINPAALLDGVTTNYGNFTSHNIGSGSIVVQLAQPYMISSVKLLLWDQDTRAYKYYIETSVNKSDWTVVADHKNEASKSWQTLRFTERPVVFIRITGTDNTANKVGCVYVVELFLLFFLIEFSLPPLRMPC; this is translated from the exons ATGGGTAACTCGGACGAAAACAGAGTCGCAATAAAGGACTGTTGCCAATTGGTCGAAGACTTTTCAGCACTCTGTCTCAACCAGAATTTTTCAGACATCACTTTAATTTTGGATGGCGAAAACATATACGCCCACAAG gtCATACTTGCCGCAAGAAGCAAGTATTTTGAAGCTTTGTTATACGACGGcggacaagaaataaaacaa ACTGAAATTACAATAACAGACGCTTCTCCAGGCCCCTTTCGCAAGTTACTGAAATACATCTACACGG GCACCGTCACTTTGGAACCGTCCGACATGAGCTTTACACTTGAACTGCTGGGTTTAAGTCATCGGTTCTCTATGAAACATTTAGCTTCTGTTTTcgtcgaaaaattaaaaactatgtTAGATCTGAAAAACATTTGCTCCATCCTGAACAGCGCGAATCTATACGATCTGAAAGAACTAAGAGACGCTTGTCATGTCTTCATGGATAAACACACCTCGGAAGTCTTGGCGAACGACTGTTTCAGCGATCTGACACAA ATTTCAATGATTAAACTGTTGCAGCGAGATTCGTTTTTTGCTCCCGAAATCGAGATTTTTAAGAGCGTCGCAAAGTGGTGCAAGACTAATAATGATATTGACGATTTGGTCGTACAGTGTGTTCGTTTGTCCTGGCTGACTGTCGTCGAGATCGTCTCGATCGTTTGGCCTTCCAAGTTAGTGAACTCTGAAAATCTTTTACAAGCTATCGCTGAAATCGTCGAGGTTAAACCAAAACTGTCTTGTTGCAGGGCAAAATTGC TGACGGATGTCAACGTTGTCAAAGCTGAATATAAGTCTCAAGTAATATTTGGAAGCAAGACCACGTTTTTGTTAACAGGCAACAGAAACGTAGACAAGTATGCGGAATGTGCGATTGGTGACAAGAACGGTTTCACCATCAAACTTGGCTTTCCTGTGTTTCTCAATCATGTTAATATGAGGCTTTGGGACAATGATGGAAG ATATTACAGTTACTACGTTGAAGTGTCGATAGATcagaaaaaatggaaaaaaatcgttgattataGTCAATATGCATGTCGTTCTCATCAAGAATTGTATTTCGACAAACAAATAGTACAATATGTGAGGATTGTTGGGACACACAATACAGCAAACCCT gcattccatttaatttttgttgaagcATATTTTAAGAGCAAAATTCCTAGAGTTGTAAACGGAATACTCTGTCCGACTACAAATGTTGCCACCAAAGACAAAAAAGCAGTGGTTGTTGAAGG GATTAATCCGGCTGCGTTGTTGGATGGAGTTACGACTAACTATGGAAATTTTACTTCTCATAATATAGGTTCAGGGAGTATAGTGGTGCAATTAG ccCAGCCTTATATGATTTCTAGCGTGAAGTTGTTGCTTTGGGATCAAGACACTAGAGCTTATAAGTATTATATTGAGACTTCGGTGAATAAATCTGATTGGACGGTAGTCGCTGACCACAAGAATGAAGCCTCGAAGTCTTGGCAAACCCTACGCTTCACAGAAAGACCTGTTGTTTTTATCAGAATAACTGGGACTGACAATACGGCTAACAAAGTTGGTTGCGTTTATGTTGTTGAgctgtttttattattttttttaatagagttTTCACTGCCTCCACTTCGAATGCCCTGTTGA